Genomic segment of Prochlorococcus marinus CUG1417:
TTGTTGGCAAAATTGAAAACGTTAAAAAAGCAGCAGAAAAAATCGGTTTAGAAGAATTACTTGAAAAAGAAATAGAAAATAATCGTCTTGAATTAATTGATAGTGGAGATCCTATAGGAATGAATGAGGAAGCTACTGCAGTCAGAAAAAGGAAAAACGCAAGTATAAATGTTGCAATGGATTTGGTTAGAAATAATGAAGCACAGGCTGTTTACTCAGCTGGGAACTCGGGAGCAATGATGGCTTCTGCCATATTTAGAATTGGTAGATTGAAAGGAATTGATAGACCTGCTATAGGAGCATTATTCCCGACAAGGGATCAAACTCGTCCTGTTTTAGTTTTAGATGTTGGCGCAAATACTGATTGTAAACCATCTTATCTCCATCAGTTTGCTCTTTTAGGTAATATTTATGCAAAAGATGTCTTACAGGTAAAGAAACCGAGAATTGGCCTTTTAAATATTGGAGAAGAAGAATGTAAAGGTAATGATTTATCTCTTAAAACATTTGAACTACTTTCTAATGAAAAAAGTTTTGATTTTGGAGGTAATTGTGAAGGCCGAGATGTATTATCAGGTAGTTTCGACGTAGTAGTCTGTGATGGATTTACCGGAAATATATTATTGAAATTTCTTGAATCTGTTGGAGGAGTTTTATTAGATATTTTGAGATCTGAGCTGCCACGTGGAAGGCGGGGGAAAGTTGGTTCTGCTTTTTTAAAAAGTAATTTAATCAGAATTAAGAAAAGGTTAGATCATGCCGAACATGGAGGAGCTTTATTACTTGGGGTAAATGGAATTTGCGTTATTGGTCATGGAAGTAGCAAATCTTTATCAGTAGTTAGTGCTCTTCGCTTGGCTCACTCTGCAGTTAACCATGGTGTTATGGACAATTTAAATCAACTTCAAAAGCTTCAAGTTTTAAATTCATAAAACATATTGAGTCAAATTTATGTTTGACTAATATAAGTAACTAAAAAACTCTTTTGGAAGGACTAAATTTAAATCAGATTGGAGTATCATTCAAAGGAAGCGGAAGTTATGTACCTGATCAAATTTTAACCAATCAAAAAATTAGCCAAAAGGTTGATACAAGCAACGAATGGATAAAATCTAGAACAGGCATTTCTGAGAGAAGAATTTCTAGCTTAGAAGATAATGTTACTGAGATGGGTTATAAGGCGGCTTTAAACGCTGTAGAAATGGCTAATTGGGATATTAAAACGATTGATTTAATTGTTTTAGCTACTTCTACTCCGCATGATTTATTTGGATCAGCGCCATCCATTCAAGCTAGATTAGGGGCAGCTAATGCTGTTGCTTTCGATTTAACTGCGGCATGTAGTGGCTTTTTATTTGCCTTAATTACAGCCTCACAATTTTTAAAAGTGGGTACTTTTAAAAGGGCTCTTGTTATAGGAGCAGATCAACTATCAAGCTTTGTTGATTGGAATGATAGAAGAAGTTGTATTCTCTTTGGAGATGGTGCAGGTGCAATAGCAATTGAAGCCACTACTGAATTTGATAATTTAATCGGTTTTGATATGAGAACTGACGGAGAAAGGGGTTCTTTTCTTAATCTTCCATCAAAAAATAATAAGGATTCAATAATTGATAACATTGATTTTTTAAGTGGAGCTTTTTCTTCAATCAAAATGAATGGTCAGGAAGTGTATAAATTTGCAGTTAGAGAAGTCCCGATAATTCTTGAAAATTTGTTTAAAAAAATGAATTATTCTTCCGATGAAGTTGATTGGCTTGTATTGCATCAAGCTAATCAAAGAATATTGGATTCTGTAGGAGACAGGTTAAAAATTCCTGGAGAAAAAATTCTTAGCAATTTAGAAAAATATGGTAATACTTCAGCAGCAACAATTCCACTAGTGATGGATGAGGCTATTAGAAATAATAGAATTAAACAAAATGATATTATTGCCACAAGTGGTTTTGGTGCTGGGTTAAGTTGGGGTGCAGCCCTCATTAAATGGGGTTAAAAAAAAGGAGCATTATGACAGTTGCATGGGTATTCCCTGGACAGGGTTCGCAAAAAATCGGAATGGCAAAACAAATTGAAAATTTGCCCAACACAAAAGAGAGGTTTAGTTATGCATCTGAGATATTTGAGAGGAATTTATTTGAAATTTGTGAGTTAGATACTGAACTAAAAAATCCTCTTTTTGATTTAAATAACACAATAAATACACAAATTTGTCTTTTTTTAATTGAATCAATCCTATTAGATGCATTAAAGGAAAATGGATTGAAACCAAATTATGTTGCTGGTCATAGTCTAGGAGAAATTACTGCACTATATTGTGCGGATGTTTTTTCATTCGAAGATTGTGTTTCTCTTATAAAAGAAAGGTCGCAATTAATGGTAAATGCCGGGAAAGGATCTATGGCAGCAGTAATTGGTTTTGATAGAGATCAACTTGATCTATTAGTTCAAAAAATTGATGATATTGTAATTGCCAATGATAATAGCTCTTCCCAAGTTGTCTTATCAGGATCTACTGAAGCATTAGATAATTTATCAAGAGAAATTTCTTGTAAAAGATTCTTGAAATTAAATGTTTCAGGTGCATTTCATTCACCATTTATGAATGAACCTTCATTAAAATTTTCTGAGTATTTAAAAAAGATTAAATTTAATAATCCATCTTTCCCAGTTATAAGTAATTATGAACCTTCACTCTGTAGTGATTCAAACGAGCTTAAAATTAGATTAGAAAAGCAAATGTGTAATGGAGTGAGGTGGCGCGAAACTATGGATTTAATGGCCAGAGATAGTGATCTTCATATTGTTGAAATTGGCCCTTCTAATGTACTAAGCGGTTTAGTGAAAAGACATCTTAAAGATGTAAAAATTTCTCAAGTATCATCTTCTGATCAAATATTTTATTAATTTGAATGAAAAATCATACTATTCAACAATTAATTTATGAATTAGTTAGCAAGCTTTTTGTATTTCCTATTTATAAGTTTGTATTTAAAGGTCATTTAATAGGTAGAGAAAATATTCCTCAAACAGATTCCTTTATCATGGTTTCTAATCATGGTTCTTTACTTGACCCTCCTTTGTTAGGTCATGCCCTTGGACGTAATATATCTTTTATGGCTAAGGCAGAGCTTTTTAAAATTCCTTTTCTTGGCTTTATAATCACTGCTTGTGGAGCGTATCCTGTTAAAAGAGGAATTGCTGATAAAAATACAATTAAAACAGCATGTAAAAAATTATCAGACAATAATTCTATTGGAATTTTTATTGATGGTACTCGTCAAAAAAATGGTCGAGTGAATAAGCCTAAACAAGGTGCAGCATTACTAGCTTTTAAAAATCAAAAATTATTATTGCCTGTTGCAATAGTTAATTCACATAGACTAATAAGATTTAAATTCTGTATTCCTTTATTTTCAAAAATAGTAATTAAAGTGGGAAAACCTGTTCAACCTCCACAAAGTTCATCAAGAGATGATCTGCATTCTGTGACAATGCTTCTTAAAGATAAAATTAATAATTTGATTGGTTGAATATTCAGTTAATTGGAGAAATAGGGTAAAGAGGCAAAACTGTTTTCCAAGAATCTACATTTGAATTTAATAAATTTTTATTTGATAAATTTAATAGTTCTTTTAAATCTTCTTTATCATCATAAATAGCCTCAAACAATATTTCTTTACTCTCAAGTTCTTTCACAACTTTGGGTAAAACTGTTTCTCGAATAATAAGATCCGAGGGGGTTTTTTCGTTATGACAAATTTCATATTTACCTGCAATAAAACCCTTTCGTTTTAATTTTTTGTAAATCCAGAATGATTTTTTGTTTATAAAGATATTATTTTCTGATGCAATTCTTTTTGCCATTATTTCAAATGAACTAAAACTGTCGAGAGGACAATTTATTTGTTGTGAGATAGTTCTTGCTAAAACCACAATCAGTCGTGAAGCATTAAAATTTGCTGGTCCTATGCTGACAGATAACTTATTTATTTTTTGTAAATTTTCTTTGGAAATGAATTTATTAAGATCATTAATTAAGTTGTTGCAAAGGTCATTATCAAATTTTTTAATAAAAAATTCATCAAATTTAAGGTTATTGTTTTTTCTATACCCGAAGCAAAAAGAATTGTCTGTGCTATGAATCACTAATGTAGGGTAATTTTCTCTTTGTTTGAGTTTAACTGTCATCTATTACCTTTAAACAGGTAATTCCTTACCTGGATTGCATTTAGACCATTTACCAAATTCATTTTCAAAACTTTCACAAGATTGAACATCCCAATCAGTTTTATAATCACCATTATTATCTTTAACTATATTGACATGAATGAATGGTTTTTTTGCTTTAAAATCAGGTAGATCACAAATATGATCAACACCATGATTATTCTCAACATCATGATATGTGATACATCTATCAACCCATTTACAGTTGATGCAAATGCACATAATAAATAAAAAAATGAAAAGTAGCATTCTCAAAGATCATACACTAATAATTGATGAATTAGAAACAAGTATAAAATTTCATAATTTGAATTTTATGTTAGGTTTTTTACCTAGAGGATCATATTTGGTAGGTGGTTACATAAGGGATATTATTTTGGGAAGACAGCCTGAAAAGGTAGATATTGATATTGTGGTACCTTGTAATGCAATTGAAATTGGTCGAAAGATTGCAGAAAATATTGGATCAAAATTTATAATTTTAGATGAACAAAGAGAAGTGGTGAGAATTATTCTCAATCATATTTATATTGATATTGCTAATCAGGTTTCATCTACGATTGAAGGAGATTTATGTTCTAGAGATTTTTCGATTAATTCAATTGCTTTTTTATTTGATAAGAAGTGTTTGGTTGATCCATTGAATGGTCTTAAAGATCTAGAGATTTCCTTGCTTAGAACTCATTCTGAAAGAAATTTACTAAATGATCCTCTACGAATATTAAGGGGTTTTCGATTTGTTTCAGAATTGAATTTTAAAATTGATCCTAATTTAATTACTTTTATTAAAAAAAATAAACAGACATTATATCTTGTTGCTAAAGAGAGGATTAATTATGAAATACAGAAAATTGTACATGGAGCAAATTCTCTTGATGCAGTGTTGCTGATAAAAAAATTAAATATATTTGGCACTGATAATCTATCTAAAGATTCTTTTTTTTTGGACTTAGAGAAAATTAATTATGCAGAATTTAATCAGGAAGAAAAAGAGAGATATTTACCATTATTTTTGATAGCCCAAATTTTAGATGAAGGATCTCTAGAGCAATTTAATTTTAGTAAAGCTGAAATTGCAAAAATTAAGTTATTACGGAAATGGCACTTTTTGTTGGAGGAAAAAAATATCTCTCAATTAACTGAATCAGACAGATTTGCATTACATAAAGAATTAGAGATGTTTTTCCCATCTTTTATTTTTTATTTACCTCAAAACTTACGATTAGATTGGCTTCATAGATGGCGTGATAACGATGATAAATTATTTCATCCTTCAAACTTACTTAATGGTGACGTAATTAAAAAAAATTTGAAAATAAAGGATGGGCCTATCTTAGGAGAGCTTTTACAGTATCTTTCTAAGGAACTTGCCTATAAGAGATTGAATAATTTTGATGAAGCTATTTATAAAGCAAAGCGATGGATTGAACAAAATGCGCCAAAATGTGATTAAATACACATAGCTTAGTTTTGTTTAGAAGTTCAGACTTCAAAATCATTTTTAAAATTTATGAGCATTCGCATTTACATTGGCAACTTACCACAAGGATTTAATCCGAAAGAATTTGATACACTTTTAAAGTCAGTTTCTGATTCGATTAGATTTAAAGCAGTACTAGATAAGGA
This window contains:
- the fabD gene encoding ACP S-malonyltransferase gives rise to the protein MTVAWVFPGQGSQKIGMAKQIENLPNTKERFSYASEIFERNLFEICELDTELKNPLFDLNNTINTQICLFLIESILLDALKENGLKPNYVAGHSLGEITALYCADVFSFEDCVSLIKERSQLMVNAGKGSMAAVIGFDRDQLDLLVQKIDDIVIANDNSSSQVVLSGSTEALDNLSREISCKRFLKLNVSGAFHSPFMNEPSLKFSEYLKKIKFNNPSFPVISNYEPSLCSDSNELKIRLEKQMCNGVRWRETMDLMARDSDLHIVEIGPSNVLSGLVKRHLKDVKISQVSSSDQIFY
- a CDS encoding beta-ketoacyl-ACP synthase III, which produces MEGLNLNQIGVSFKGSGSYVPDQILTNQKISQKVDTSNEWIKSRTGISERRISSLEDNVTEMGYKAALNAVEMANWDIKTIDLIVLATSTPHDLFGSAPSIQARLGAANAVAFDLTAACSGFLFALITASQFLKVGTFKRALVIGADQLSSFVDWNDRRSCILFGDGAGAIAIEATTEFDNLIGFDMRTDGERGSFLNLPSKNNKDSIIDNIDFLSGAFSSIKMNGQEVYKFAVREVPIILENLFKKMNYSSDEVDWLVLHQANQRILDSVGDRLKIPGEKILSNLEKYGNTSAATIPLVMDEAIRNNRIKQNDIIATSGFGAGLSWGAALIKWG
- a CDS encoding CCA tRNA nucleotidyltransferase, whose amino-acid sequence is MKSSILKDHTLIIDELETSIKFHNLNFMLGFLPRGSYLVGGYIRDIILGRQPEKVDIDIVVPCNAIEIGRKIAENIGSKFIILDEQREVVRIILNHIYIDIANQVSSTIEGDLCSRDFSINSIAFLFDKKCLVDPLNGLKDLEISLLRTHSERNLLNDPLRILRGFRFVSELNFKIDPNLITFIKKNKQTLYLVAKERINYEIQKIVHGANSLDAVLLIKKLNIFGTDNLSKDSFFLDLEKINYAEFNQEEKERYLPLFLIAQILDEGSLEQFNFSKAEIAKIKLLRKWHFLLEEKNISQLTESDRFALHKELEMFFPSFIFYLPQNLRLDWLHRWRDNDDKLFHPSNLLNGDVIKKNLKIKDGPILGELLQYLSKELAYKRLNNFDEAIYKAKRWIEQNAPKCD
- a CDS encoding molecular chaperone, which encodes MTVKLKQRENYPTLVIHSTDNSFCFGYRKNNNLKFDEFFIKKFDNDLCNNLINDLNKFISKENLQKINKLSVSIGPANFNASRLIVVLARTISQQINCPLDSFSSFEIMAKRIASENNIFINKKSFWIYKKLKRKGFIAGKYEICHNEKTPSDLIIRETVLPKVVKELESKEILFEAIYDDKEDLKELLNLSNKNLLNSNVDSWKTVLPLYPISPIN
- a CDS encoding Ycf34 family protein produces the protein MCICINCKWVDRCITYHDVENNHGVDHICDLPDFKAKKPFIHVNIVKDNNGDYKTDWDVQSCESFENEFGKWSKCNPGKELPV
- the plsX gene encoding phosphate acyltransferase PlsX — protein: MGKETVHKINKPRAIRRLVIWYKRNSAVTSIVDTAASSAVTASNVAGNVVSGAGSVVSTASNVAGNVAGNVVSGAGSVVSTASNVAGNVAGNVVSSAESVVNTASSVVSNASSIAKNTLQPLVFDPLKRLQNNDNFLEKEEHSHSNRIWIAVDGMGGDYAPGPILEGCLEAINRFPINIKFVGKIENVKKAAEKIGLEELLEKEIENNRLELIDSGDPIGMNEEATAVRKRKNASINVAMDLVRNNEAQAVYSAGNSGAMMASAIFRIGRLKGIDRPAIGALFPTRDQTRPVLVLDVGANTDCKPSYLHQFALLGNIYAKDVLQVKKPRIGLLNIGEEECKGNDLSLKTFELLSNEKSFDFGGNCEGRDVLSGSFDVVVCDGFTGNILLKFLESVGGVLLDILRSELPRGRRGKVGSAFLKSNLIRIKKRLDHAEHGGALLLGVNGICVIGHGSSKSLSVVSALRLAHSAVNHGVMDNLNQLQKLQVLNS
- a CDS encoding lysophospholipid acyltransferase family protein, giving the protein MKNHTIQQLIYELVSKLFVFPIYKFVFKGHLIGRENIPQTDSFIMVSNHGSLLDPPLLGHALGRNISFMAKAELFKIPFLGFIITACGAYPVKRGIADKNTIKTACKKLSDNNSIGIFIDGTRQKNGRVNKPKQGAALLAFKNQKLLLPVAIVNSHRLIRFKFCIPLFSKIVIKVGKPVQPPQSSSRDDLHSVTMLLKDKINNLIG